Proteins found in one Bordetella genomosp. 9 genomic segment:
- a CDS encoding acyltransferase family protein — translation MKNLPELRALTSLRFVAAALIVAIHAGVFLDVARIPGWFPAQQGVSFFFVLSGFILAYNHRGFDTPGSVANFYTARFARIWPMHIATLVIWIALVYKMSLDSVLWGNGAVRLPATVLLLQTWVPIKGWGDTYNGVAWSISVELFFYLLFPFLVTHMRRNWPSIVLACVATVAVLIWACRFASLDGHTLLSYAGLLYFFPPARLLEFVVGIGAFYLVRGSLGRVKTPASLGWTCLEMAALVGTVAAMIWSVSNPFTRAIGPAAAFYIGAAGAAPAFAVLIGVFAMNRGYVSALLSTRVLVYLGKISFALYLVHYAIVVAISQQPQLLSLGWWAYGAAWVLSLAAAAALFHLVEEPARRALRRRIVFTAKSPRSAVTSPVES, via the coding sequence ATGAAAAACCTTCCTGAGCTTCGCGCGCTTACTTCTCTGCGTTTCGTCGCTGCCGCCTTGATCGTGGCTATCCACGCTGGCGTGTTTTTGGACGTCGCACGAATACCTGGGTGGTTCCCCGCCCAGCAGGGCGTCTCATTTTTCTTCGTGTTGAGCGGGTTCATTCTTGCGTACAACCATCGCGGCTTTGATACCCCGGGATCTGTAGCCAACTTCTATACGGCCCGATTCGCCCGCATCTGGCCAATGCACATTGCCACGCTCGTGATCTGGATAGCGCTGGTGTACAAGATGTCGCTGGATTCGGTGCTCTGGGGCAATGGCGCTGTCAGGCTTCCCGCAACCGTATTGCTTCTGCAAACATGGGTGCCGATCAAGGGCTGGGGGGACACCTACAACGGCGTCGCATGGAGCATTTCTGTAGAGCTGTTTTTCTATCTACTGTTCCCCTTCCTCGTCACGCACATGAGGCGCAACTGGCCTTCAATCGTCCTTGCCTGCGTGGCGACGGTTGCGGTGCTGATATGGGCGTGCCGCTTCGCTTCACTGGACGGGCACACGCTACTGTCGTACGCGGGGCTGCTGTACTTTTTCCCGCCCGCGCGGTTGCTTGAATTCGTCGTGGGGATTGGGGCCTTTTATCTTGTGCGCGGGTCGTTGGGCCGTGTAAAAACGCCCGCGTCACTGGGGTGGACCTGCCTAGAAATGGCCGCACTCGTCGGCACGGTTGCCGCGATGATCTGGTCTGTGTCTAACCCGTTCACTCGCGCCATTGGCCCGGCAGCGGCGTTCTACATCGGTGCGGCTGGAGCGGCCCCCGCCTTCGCGGTATTGATCGGCGTGTTCGCCATGAATAGAGGGTATGTCTCGGCGCTGCTGTCTACGAGGGTTCTCGTGTATCTGGGCAAAATCAGCTTTGCTCTGTACCTGGTCCACTACGCGATAGTGGTGGCGATTTCCCAGCAACCACAACTATTGAGCCTGGGATGGTGGGCGTACGGCGCAGCTTGGGTACTATCTCTCGCCGCCGCTGCCGCTCTATTCCATCTGGTGGAGGAACCCGCCCGCCGCGCGCTGCGGCGACGCATCGTGTTCACCGCGAAGTCGCCCCGCTCCGCCGTTACTTCCCCGGTGGAATCGTAG
- a CDS encoding tyrosine-type recombinase/integrase, protein MAINLLSDTAVRNARPGPKDYDLSDGGGLALRVKTDGSRLWSYRYTSPTAGHQRRVWLGSYPVLGLKAARELRATRAELVAKGVDPKNATALLDEVGNETPATVGQLFAAWFKGYIQVERRKTTDQGAVRNRYEKYVAPVIGAVPLAEVRRGHIMKAIDKARAAGHMRTANLVLAETRQMFRFGLARDWVQGDPTAALTRKDAGGQDREGERVLDPDELVMLRDILRRPPAGRTRYYVATRRVLPAHTELMVWWTLATASRAIEVVAIRRAARCPVDVSRKEWIIPAEVSKNGKTHVVHLSDFAMAVWERIQAATATEGEYVFAGRDGGHLSEKEVTRRLTDRQTRDKPVKGRKNTTDLDLAGGRWTQHDLRRTAATLMGELGFSKEVIDRCLNHKEPGKVTRTYQRQQMMPQRRAAFDALGAYLWDLLGDPRGWLPGTDATPDIQSPA, encoded by the coding sequence GTGGCAATCAATTTGTTGAGCGATACAGCGGTGCGCAACGCCCGGCCCGGGCCGAAGGACTACGACTTGTCCGACGGCGGCGGCCTGGCGCTGCGCGTCAAGACGGACGGCAGTAGGCTATGGTCCTACCGCTACACGAGCCCCACGGCGGGCCATCAGCGGCGCGTATGGCTGGGATCCTACCCCGTGCTGGGGCTGAAGGCCGCGCGCGAGCTGCGCGCCACGCGCGCCGAGCTGGTGGCCAAGGGCGTGGATCCCAAAAACGCCACGGCGCTGCTGGACGAAGTGGGCAACGAGACCCCTGCCACCGTCGGCCAGCTGTTCGCCGCGTGGTTCAAGGGCTACATCCAGGTGGAGCGCAGGAAGACCACCGACCAGGGCGCCGTGCGCAACCGCTACGAGAAATACGTGGCGCCGGTCATTGGCGCCGTACCGCTGGCCGAGGTGCGCCGCGGCCACATCATGAAGGCGATCGACAAGGCGCGCGCCGCCGGCCACATGCGCACGGCCAATCTGGTGCTGGCTGAAACCCGGCAGATGTTCCGCTTCGGCCTGGCGCGCGATTGGGTGCAAGGCGACCCGACGGCGGCGCTGACCCGCAAGGACGCAGGCGGCCAGGACCGCGAAGGCGAGCGCGTCCTGGACCCTGACGAGCTGGTCATGCTGCGCGACATCCTGCGCCGCCCGCCGGCCGGGCGCACGCGCTACTACGTGGCCACGCGCCGCGTGCTGCCGGCGCATACCGAACTGATGGTGTGGTGGACCCTGGCCACCGCGTCGCGCGCCATCGAGGTGGTGGCGATCCGCCGCGCCGCGCGGTGCCCGGTGGACGTTTCGCGAAAGGAGTGGATCATCCCGGCCGAGGTTTCCAAGAACGGCAAAACCCACGTCGTGCACCTGAGCGACTTCGCCATGGCCGTCTGGGAGCGAATCCAGGCCGCGACGGCCACGGAAGGCGAATACGTGTTCGCCGGCCGCGACGGCGGCCACCTATCCGAGAAAGAGGTAACGCGCCGGCTGACCGACCGGCAGACGCGCGACAAGCCGGTCAAGGGCCGCAAGAACACGACCGACCTGGACCTGGCCGGCGGTCGCTGGACACAGCACGACCTACGGCGCACCGCGGCCACACTGATGGGTGAGCTGGGGTTTTCGAAAGAGGTTATCGATCGGTGCCTGAACCACAAGGAGCCGGGCAAGGTGACGCGGACCTACCAGCGCCAGCAGATGATGCCCCAGCGGCGCGCCGCCTTCGACGCCCTGGGCGCCTACTTGTGGGATCTGCTGGGCGATCCGCGCGGATGGTTACCAGGGACAGATGCAACGCCTGACATACAATCACCTGCATAA
- a CDS encoding porin yields MFKPLFKESAMALAVAGTMAGATAHAADTNVQLYGIADVSVRYLSTGAGYQPDHSRVSMANGAITNSRWGLKGTEDLGNGNTAFFRLESGFNVQNGNESDPGRMFNRQSYVGLDGGDIGALSLGRQDTPLFTILGDTFDPLTVGNYDQNSWLPVAMSRGRVSESVRYRNNKLGGFDVILSYGFGDSFDDHKLGQQYGGTLTYTTGPLTVGGGYQLTRAETNSDYTQRVWNLNAAYQLFDNTRLFAGYFNGRDETGFVNAVMGIANVPDNGLERKDNGYYAGVTWQPMATPWTFTGAAYFDKSKNVIEQGDKGKRYALVAVAEYALSKRTQLYGTVDFNRVYDASTAEIASGSTQVGVATGIRHIF; encoded by the coding sequence ATGTTCAAGCCCTTGTTCAAGGAAAGCGCGATGGCATTGGCCGTCGCTGGCACGATGGCTGGCGCCACCGCGCACGCCGCCGATACGAATGTGCAGCTGTACGGCATCGCCGACGTCAGCGTCCGTTACCTGAGCACCGGCGCCGGCTATCAGCCGGACCACAGCCGGGTGTCGATGGCAAACGGCGCGATCACCAACAGCCGTTGGGGCCTGAAAGGCACGGAAGACCTGGGTAACGGCAATACCGCGTTTTTCCGTCTGGAAAGCGGTTTCAACGTACAGAACGGCAACGAGAGCGACCCCGGCCGCATGTTCAACCGGCAGTCCTATGTCGGCCTGGACGGCGGCGACATCGGCGCACTGTCGCTGGGGCGGCAGGACACGCCGCTGTTCACCATCCTGGGCGATACCTTCGACCCGCTGACCGTTGGCAACTACGACCAGAATTCCTGGCTGCCCGTGGCCATGTCGCGCGGCCGCGTGTCCGAATCCGTGCGCTATCGCAACAACAAGCTGGGCGGTTTCGACGTGATCCTGTCGTACGGCTTTGGCGACTCCTTCGACGACCATAAGCTGGGCCAGCAATACGGCGGCACGCTGACGTACACGACCGGCCCCTTGACGGTGGGCGGCGGCTACCAGCTGACGCGCGCCGAGACCAACTCCGACTATACGCAGCGCGTGTGGAATTTGAACGCGGCCTATCAGCTGTTCGACAATACGCGACTGTTCGCCGGCTACTTCAACGGCCGCGACGAGACCGGCTTCGTCAATGCGGTCATGGGTATCGCCAACGTCCCGGACAATGGCCTGGAGCGCAAGGACAATGGCTACTACGCCGGCGTCACATGGCAACCCATGGCCACGCCGTGGACCTTCACGGGCGCCGCCTACTTCGACAAGAGCAAGAACGTGATCGAGCAAGGCGACAAGGGCAAGCGCTATGCGCTGGTCGCGGTGGCGGAGTATGCGCTGTCCAAGCGCACGCAGCTGTATGGCACCGTGGATTTCAACCGCGTCTATGACGCGTCGACGGCTGAAATCGCCAGCGGCTCCACGCAGGTGGGCGTGGCGACCGGGATCAGGCATATCTTCTGA
- a CDS encoding response regulator has translation MALILVADDEILLAEMLADLLEDAGHDVLTAPHGKAALDIMRTRRPDLIITDFMMPLMTGLELAEAVRADALTKDIPIVLVTGAQGLLARQSPGLFTLVVDKPYDPRTLLAQVEEMLRRA, from the coding sequence ATGGCGTTGATCCTCGTCGCCGACGACGAGATCCTGCTTGCCGAGATGCTGGCCGATCTCCTTGAGGACGCTGGGCACGACGTGCTCACGGCGCCCCATGGGAAGGCCGCGCTCGACATCATGCGCACCCGCCGCCCCGACCTGATCATCACCGATTTCATGATGCCGCTGATGACCGGCCTGGAGCTGGCGGAAGCGGTGCGCGCCGACGCCCTCACCAAGGACATCCCCATCGTGCTGGTCACCGGCGCCCAGGGCCTGTTGGCCCGGCAGAGCCCCGGCCTGTTCACGCTGGTGGTCGACAAGCCCTATGACCCGCGCACACTGCTGGCGCAGGTCGAAGAAATGCTGCGGCGCGCCTGA
- a CDS encoding ATPase domain-containing protein: protein MQHLARMASGIDGLDRILNGGFVEGASYIIQGRPGAGKTILSNQIAFSHAANGGKVLYVTLLAESHERLFHAMSTLDFFHKEKLGQEIAYVSVFHALREEGLGAVVKLLRQETKRHKATLLVFDGLLNARERAETDLDVKTFVAEVQGQAGFVGCTVLFLTSTRLDDSSPEHTMVDGVIDLSDEIFGVRTVRQLQVRKSRGSAAVGGLHQYEITQSGITIYPRVEAVSWPLMPPSAKILSQRVTSGNAEIDALIGGGLPRGSVTLLVGPTGTGKTTMGLHFLSAASEDEPALHYGFFETSTLLQRKASTLGITLPSTDHLHVHWTPMAENLLDKLGLELLQLVGRHRVTRLFIDGIGGFERAATHRARLVEFFTTLTNRLRAIGVTTVFTWELRQIVDQDVTAPAEQLSAMFDNVILLRHMAQDNDLKRTIAVQKMRDSDFMPNTRILEITDKGLRVGPKLGPSVLTSSPAHNHGGS, encoded by the coding sequence GTGCAACATCTCGCACGCATGGCGAGTGGTATCGATGGGCTGGACCGAATATTGAATGGCGGGTTCGTCGAAGGCGCTTCCTACATCATCCAGGGCCGCCCAGGGGCCGGGAAAACCATCCTCTCCAACCAGATCGCGTTTTCGCACGCGGCCAATGGCGGCAAGGTGCTGTACGTCACCCTGCTGGCGGAAAGCCATGAAAGGCTATTTCACGCCATGTCCACCCTGGATTTTTTCCATAAGGAAAAACTGGGGCAGGAAATCGCCTACGTCAGCGTCTTCCACGCCTTGCGGGAAGAAGGTTTGGGCGCCGTGGTGAAGCTCCTGCGACAGGAAACCAAGCGGCACAAAGCCACCCTGCTGGTTTTCGACGGCCTGCTCAACGCGCGCGAACGCGCCGAAACCGACCTGGACGTCAAGACCTTCGTGGCCGAAGTTCAGGGCCAGGCCGGCTTCGTCGGCTGCACCGTATTGTTCCTGACCAGCACGCGCCTGGACGACAGCAGCCCCGAGCACACCATGGTCGACGGCGTGATCGACCTGAGCGACGAAATCTTCGGCGTGCGCACCGTGCGCCAATTGCAGGTGCGCAAGTCGCGCGGCAGCGCCGCCGTGGGCGGCCTGCACCAATACGAAATCACCCAGTCCGGCATCACCATCTATCCGCGCGTGGAAGCCGTGTCGTGGCCGCTCATGCCGCCGTCGGCCAAGATCCTGTCGCAACGCGTCACCAGCGGCAATGCCGAGATCGACGCGTTGATAGGCGGAGGCCTGCCGCGCGGCTCCGTCACCTTGCTGGTGGGTCCCACGGGCACGGGCAAGACGACCATGGGCCTGCACTTCCTGAGCGCTGCTTCGGAAGACGAACCCGCGCTGCATTACGGTTTCTTCGAAACGTCCACGCTGCTGCAACGCAAGGCCTCCACGCTGGGCATCACCCTGCCGTCCACGGACCACCTGCACGTGCACTGGACGCCCATGGCGGAAAACCTGCTGGACAAGCTGGGACTGGAACTGCTCCAACTCGTCGGCCGCCATCGCGTGACGCGACTGTTCATCGACGGCATCGGCGGCTTCGAACGCGCGGCCACCCACCGCGCCCGTCTGGTCGAATTCTTCACCACGCTGACCAACCGATTGCGCGCCATAGGCGTCACCACCGTCTTCACCTGGGAGCTGCGCCAGATCGTCGACCAGGACGTCACGGCGCCGGCGGAGCAGTTGTCGGCGATGTTCGACAACGTGATCCTGCTGCGCCACATGGCGCAGGACAACGACCTGAAGCGGACGATCGCCGTCCAGAAAATGCGCGACAGCGACTTCATGCCGAATACGCGCATCCTGGAGATCACGGACAAGGGGTTGCGTGTGGGACCCAAGCTGGGGCCATCGGTTCTAACGAGCAGCCCGGCGCACAACCACGGCGGATCCTGA
- a CDS encoding glycine zipper 2TM domain-containing protein, whose protein sequence is MGGCTLGGAAAGGVIGHETTHSTAGTVGGAVVGGVIGHEIGKD, encoded by the coding sequence ATGGGCGGTTGCACACTGGGCGGCGCCGCGGCCGGCGGTGTGATCGGCCATGAAACCACGCACAGCACGGCCGGCACGGTGGGTGGCGCGGTGGTGGGCGGCGTGATCGGCCACGAGATCGGCAAGGACTAA
- the hpaI gene encoding 4-hydroxy-2-oxoheptanedioate aldolase: protein MDILSNSFKRALREGKPQIALWAALAHPYTAEVCAGAGFDCMVIDGEHAPNELQSMLAQLQSVAAYPVTPVVRPPWNDFVRIKQILDIGAQNLLIPMIQSAQEARDAIAAVRYPPAGIRGVGSALARSSRWNRIPDYLARANDEICVLLQIETPAGLEELDQILAVDGVDGVFIGPADLSANMGHLGNPGHPDVTAAIDDAIRRIVASGKSAGILHTDPARAKHYLEMGATFVAVGVDATLLARAAESLAAQFGRHRPAAATAQQGPY, encoded by the coding sequence ATGGATATCCTGAGCAATTCCTTCAAACGCGCGCTGCGCGAAGGCAAGCCCCAGATCGCGTTGTGGGCCGCGCTGGCGCACCCCTACACCGCCGAAGTCTGCGCCGGCGCCGGCTTCGACTGCATGGTGATCGATGGGGAACACGCGCCGAACGAATTGCAAAGCATGCTGGCCCAGTTGCAGTCGGTCGCCGCCTATCCGGTCACTCCTGTCGTCCGGCCGCCGTGGAACGACTTCGTGCGGATCAAGCAGATCCTGGATATCGGCGCGCAGAACCTGCTGATTCCGATGATCCAGTCCGCCCAGGAAGCCCGGGACGCCATCGCCGCGGTGCGCTATCCGCCGGCCGGCATTCGCGGCGTGGGCAGCGCGCTGGCGCGATCCTCGCGCTGGAACCGTATTCCCGACTACCTGGCGCGCGCCAACGACGAAATCTGCGTCCTGCTGCAGATCGAGACCCCCGCCGGCCTGGAGGAGCTCGACCAGATCCTGGCGGTCGATGGCGTGGACGGCGTCTTCATCGGGCCGGCCGACCTGTCGGCCAACATGGGACACCTGGGCAACCCCGGCCATCCCGACGTCACCGCGGCCATCGACGACGCGATCCGCCGCATCGTGGCCTCCGGCAAATCGGCGGGCATCCTGCATACCGACCCGGCCCGCGCCAAGCACTATCTGGAAATGGGCGCGACCTTCGTCGCGGTGGGCGTGGACGCCACGCTGCTGGCGCGCGCCGCCGAATCCCTGGCCGCGCAATTCGGCCGCCACCGGCCGGCGGCGGCGACCGCGCAGCAGGGACCGTACTGA
- a CDS encoding AGE family epimerase/isomerase, which produces MSPGRGGAADAALAGIVAQLRAHYDEIVLPLWLTRGFNAALELPYESLASADARPLPPRRYRAMACARQLFVFSISDAPAAAQHAVRLFESLHRRFRHPAGGWVYSIDTDGAPLETQHDLYTYAFVVFACATYYRRRRDARALQAMRETLALIESRFGMRGGLYAAQLADDGRTAMQGPLQNPIMHLTEAYLAARAVDDAGGCEEALRRIASGVAAQFVDTATQCICELPAREPGNRIEPGHQFEWYALMRSAPEVFEETQLADAVPRAVDYAQRYGVTPDVEGVCASLDLRGTVTDATQRIWAQTEYARCLAMRGDEASLRDLARQLTRFRERFLHARGWYECLDGDGRVARADMPSTTPYHLAACYAALPGAGN; this is translated from the coding sequence ATGAGCCCTGGACGTGGCGGCGCGGCCGATGCCGCGCTGGCGGGCATCGTGGCGCAATTGCGCGCGCACTACGACGAGATCGTCCTGCCGCTGTGGCTGACGCGCGGTTTCAATGCCGCGCTGGAACTGCCCTATGAATCGCTGGCCAGCGCCGACGCGCGCCCCTTGCCGCCGCGGCGCTACCGCGCCATGGCCTGCGCGCGGCAACTGTTCGTGTTCTCCATCAGCGATGCGCCGGCGGCCGCGCAGCACGCGGTGCGCCTGTTCGAGTCGCTGCACCGGCGCTTCCGCCATCCGGCGGGCGGCTGGGTCTACAGCATAGACACGGACGGCGCGCCCCTGGAAACGCAGCACGACCTGTATACCTATGCCTTCGTCGTTTTCGCTTGCGCGACGTATTACCGCCGCCGGCGCGACGCGCGCGCGCTGCAGGCCATGCGCGAGACGCTCGCACTGATCGAATCACGCTTCGGCATGCGCGGCGGGCTGTACGCGGCGCAACTGGCCGACGATGGCCGGACGGCGATGCAGGGGCCGCTGCAGAATCCCATCATGCACCTGACCGAGGCCTACCTGGCGGCGCGTGCGGTCGACGACGCCGGCGGCTGCGAAGAGGCTTTGCGCCGCATCGCGAGCGGGGTGGCGGCGCAGTTCGTCGATACGGCCACGCAGTGCATTTGCGAACTGCCGGCTCGCGAACCGGGCAATCGTATCGAGCCCGGGCATCAGTTCGAGTGGTACGCCCTGATGCGTAGCGCGCCGGAGGTTTTCGAGGAAACCCAGCTTGCGGACGCGGTTCCGCGCGCGGTGGACTACGCGCAGCGGTACGGCGTGACGCCGGATGTCGAAGGGGTATGCGCCAGCCTGGACCTGCGCGGGACGGTCACCGACGCCACGCAGCGGATATGGGCGCAGACCGAATACGCGCGCTGCCTCGCGATGCGGGGCGACGAGGCCTCGCTGCGGGACCTGGCGCGGCAGCTGACGCGTTTTCGCGAGCGCTTCCTGCATGCGCGTGGCTGGTATGAATGCCTGGACGGCGATGGGCGAGTGGCCCGCGCCGACATGCCGTCGACTACGCCTTATCACCTGGCGGCGTGCTACGCCGCGCTCCCCGGCGCGGGGAATTGA
- the copC gene encoding copper homeostasis periplasmic binding protein CopC produces the protein MKSLLAAAVLAIAPLVASAHAHFASSEPARDAVVSRSPTRITLTTTEGLEAAFSSLTLVDSAGKVVRSGPSSLDPGDDKTLVLPLSQALPAGTYTVQWQALSKDGHKTQGAWSFTLKD, from the coding sequence ATGAAATCGCTCCTGGCCGCCGCCGTGCTGGCCATCGCGCCCCTGGTGGCGTCGGCCCATGCCCACTTCGCATCGTCCGAACCCGCGAGGGATGCGGTCGTGAGTCGCTCGCCCACGCGCATCACATTGACCACCACGGAGGGACTGGAGGCCGCTTTTTCCTCGCTCACGCTCGTGGATTCCGCAGGCAAGGTGGTTCGCTCAGGACCGTCTTCGCTGGACCCGGGCGATGACAAAACCCTGGTTCTGCCGCTCTCGCAGGCGCTCCCCGCGGGCACATACACGGTCCAGTGGCAAGCCTTGTCCAAGGATGGCCATAAGACGCAGGGCGCCTGGTCCTTCACCTTGAAGGATTGA
- the copD gene encoding copper homeostasis membrane protein CopD, with protein MLAAFALLRFVNYASAAFLFGASVMLAVVKPGKLAALAGADMKVYLRGAAFAGALAAAGMLPVQAATIIGNWNASVDPDVLLTVALHTRYGLMWCLRVAAQAIVLAMLFSRFGKGRALATVTGLALLPFALSGHAAMEEGWPGGAHAVVDMIHCLSAGFWLGALPVFLYFLKQSRQPALRPDALGGLMMFSTLGHIAVAVVLASGALNTWLILRTVGLDLAALYQRLLLLKALLVLSMVIVAVVNRYWWVPKIRARRADAMNRIRRNTLLEVAAGGAVLMLVAFLGLLSPQ; from the coding sequence ATGCTTGCCGCCTTCGCCTTGCTGCGGTTTGTGAACTACGCCAGTGCCGCTTTCCTGTTCGGTGCAAGTGTGATGCTGGCGGTGGTCAAACCAGGGAAGTTGGCCGCGCTGGCGGGTGCCGACATGAAAGTCTATCTACGCGGCGCCGCATTCGCGGGGGCATTGGCAGCGGCCGGGATGTTGCCTGTGCAGGCCGCGACCATCATCGGAAACTGGAACGCGAGCGTCGATCCGGATGTTCTGCTTACGGTGGCTTTGCATACACGCTATGGCCTGATGTGGTGCTTGCGTGTGGCGGCGCAAGCCATCGTTCTTGCCATGCTGTTCAGCCGCTTCGGCAAGGGCCGGGCTCTTGCCACCGTCACCGGGCTGGCATTGCTGCCTTTTGCCCTGAGCGGCCATGCGGCGATGGAAGAGGGCTGGCCAGGCGGCGCTCATGCGGTGGTGGACATGATTCACTGTCTATCAGCGGGCTTCTGGCTGGGCGCACTGCCCGTGTTCCTGTATTTCTTGAAGCAGTCCCGGCAACCGGCCTTGCGTCCCGATGCGCTAGGCGGGTTGATGATGTTCTCGACGCTGGGGCACATCGCGGTGGCGGTGGTCCTCGCCAGCGGCGCGCTGAACACCTGGCTGATCCTGCGGACGGTCGGGCTCGACCTTGCGGCCCTTTATCAGCGACTGCTGCTGCTGAAAGCGCTGCTTGTGCTATCGATGGTGATCGTGGCCGTGGTGAATCGTTATTGGTGGGTACCGAAGATCCGCGCCAGACGTGCGGACGCCATGAACAGAATTCGTCGCAATACGCTTCTGGAGGTGGCCGCTGGCGGCGCGGTGCTGATGCTGGTGGCGTTCCTGGGATTGTTATCGCCGCAGTGA
- a CDS encoding DUF3303 domain-containing protein, which translates to MLFLVISTPRPERPTTLIDSRSRYWDWMRPLLNAGLARSVHARVGRGAVALFDVDSNTTLHRLMNEWADIIPAHFEVFPLLDEESAKAYLATQTPSAGDAR; encoded by the coding sequence ATGCTATTTCTGGTCATCAGCACCCCACGCCCGGAGCGTCCCACGACGCTGATCGATTCGCGCAGCCGCTATTGGGACTGGATGCGCCCCTTGTTGAACGCCGGCCTGGCGCGATCCGTCCATGCGCGTGTGGGTCGCGGCGCCGTCGCCCTGTTCGACGTCGATTCGAACACCACGCTGCATCGCCTGATGAATGAATGGGCCGATATCATTCCCGCCCACTTCGAGGTCTTTCCCTTGCTGGACGAAGAGTCGGCCAAGGCCTACCTGGCCACGCAGACGCCCAGTGCCGGGGATGCGCGATGA
- a CDS encoding Bug family tripartite tricarboxylate transporter substrate binding protein — protein sequence MKPGRRRCIKALRGLGLALAMTATALAASGAHAASFPDKSVRMIVAFPAGGGTDIVARIIAERLTRLWGQQVIVDNRGGAGGVIGTEIAARAAPDGYTIFMATLGNMSINPHLYKMNVDPIKDLTPISNVVDVNFVLVANAAFPAKSVKDLIEMARSQPGKINFSSSGVGGAPHLAGELFNQMAGVKLTHIPYKGSAPSFTDLIGGQIPVTFDSLVQSLPYIQSGKLRALGVLGAHRSSLLPDVPTLAEAGLPGYEFTNWFGLVAPSGVPADRIRKLNADVQKVLAEPAVRQELEKMGADPAGDTPEAFGKQIRDDSAKWARIIQEQGIRAQ from the coding sequence ATGAAACCGGGTCGGCGGCGATGTATCAAGGCGCTGCGCGGGCTCGGCCTAGCCCTGGCCATGACGGCGACCGCGCTGGCGGCGAGCGGCGCGCATGCAGCAAGCTTTCCCGACAAGTCCGTGCGGATGATCGTGGCCTTCCCGGCCGGTGGGGGCACCGACATCGTGGCCCGCATCATCGCCGAACGCCTGACCCGGCTCTGGGGGCAGCAGGTGATCGTCGACAACCGCGGCGGGGCCGGCGGCGTGATCGGCACGGAGATCGCCGCGCGGGCCGCGCCCGACGGCTATACGATCTTCATGGCGACCCTGGGCAATATGTCCATCAATCCGCACCTGTACAAGATGAACGTCGATCCCATCAAGGATCTGACGCCCATCTCGAACGTGGTGGACGTCAATTTCGTCCTGGTCGCCAATGCGGCTTTCCCGGCGAAGTCGGTCAAGGACCTGATCGAGATGGCCAGGAGCCAACCGGGCAAGATCAACTTCTCGTCGTCCGGCGTGGGCGGCGCCCCGCATCTGGCGGGCGAACTCTTCAACCAGATGGCGGGCGTCAAGTTGACGCACATCCCCTACAAGGGAAGCGCGCCGAGTTTCACCGACCTGATCGGCGGACAGATCCCAGTGACCTTCGACAGCCTGGTCCAGTCCTTGCCGTACATCCAGTCCGGCAAGCTGCGCGCGCTGGGTGTGCTGGGGGCGCATCGGTCCAGTCTCCTGCCGGACGTTCCGACGCTGGCGGAAGCCGGGCTTCCCGGCTACGAGTTCACCAATTGGTTCGGCCTGGTGGCGCCGAGCGGCGTGCCGGCTGATCGTATCCGCAAGTTGAACGCGGACGTCCAGAAGGTGCTGGCGGAACCCGCCGTCAGGCAGGAGCTGGAAAAAATGGGCGCCGATCCCGCCGGCGACACGCCCGAGGCCTTCGGCAAGCAGATACGCGATGACAGCGCCAAGTGGGCGCGCATCATCCAGGAGCAGGGTATCCGGGCGCAATAG